The Candidatus Amarolinea dominans genome segment CGGGCGCAACCTGAAAGGTAAGAACAGCCAGGTGGCTGAGTTGACCCGGCCAGATGTCCTTTTTCTCTCGAATGCCGCGAAGCTGAATCATCACCAGTTGGGGCGCGTGTTCGAGTGGTTCCAGACAAGCCTGCGGGTCATTGGCGCAGATCAACTAAGCCCCTATCTGTACACCTATTCGGCCGCCCGCGCCAGAGAAGACCGTCAGACGCACGAGCGTCTCCGCCGCCTGATGATCGCGGCCGATTTTGGCATTTCGGATTTCGAAGTGCATGAGGAGACCTACACGGAAAAAGATCTGCCTGAAGAAATGCCTGTGGCGCTGCGTAACCAGTTGATCAACCAAAAACATCTGGATGTTTACATGCGCCATCCTGTCGGGGCCGAGGCTGAGGTAGTCATGCCGTTGCAAGAGGAATCGAACGGTACGCAGCGCCTGTTTGCCCTGGGCGGGCCGCTCGTAGAAGTGTTGGAAAAGGGTTGGACGCTGTTTGTGGATGAACTGGATGCCAGCCTGCACCCGCTGCTAGTGCGTTACCTGGTTGAAATGTTCCACAACCCGCAGATCAATCCTAAAGGCGCACAGTTGATCTTCAACACCCACGACACCACGCTGATGGACTGCAACCTCTTTCGGCGCGACCAGGTCTGGTTTGTGGAGAAAGACCGCCAGGGCTGCTCGCATCTGTACCCGCTGCTGGACTACAGCCCGCGCAGGGACGAAGCCCTGACCAAAGGCTATTTGCTTGGCCGCTATGGCGCGATCCCGTTCCTGGGCGAGCCACTGTGGGAAGAGGCGCAGCATGCCCAAGCGTAAACCGGATGACCGCAAACTGCGTCGTTACGAGCGGGCGATGAGTTCCTACGATCGCCGGCCAGGAAACCGTTCTCCTGGCCAGTGCATCCTGATCGTTTGCGAAGGTGAGAAAACCGAACCGAACTACTTCGCCAGCCTGCGGGATCATCTCAAGCTGTCCACCGTCAGCGTAAAGATAACGGAGCGCGCGGGCGCTCCAATTAGTTTAGTTAATGAGGCCTTGTCTCAACGCATGAAACGACAACAGGATATCCGGAGCGGGCGCATAAACCTGCCCAACTTCGAAGAAATTTGGTGCGTATTCGATGTTGAGAACCCACGTGACAATCAAACGTTTGGCCGAGCCGTACAGGTTGCCGATAAAAACGAATTTCAGTTGGCCGTCTCCAACCCGGCTTTTGAGTTTTGGTATATTTTGCACTTCGAACATACCACCCGCCCGTTTGCTGATGGCGATGAGATCAAAGAATACTTGCGACGCTACATTCCAGGTTATCACGCCGCCATGCCCGTCTTTGATAAGCTGCCACCGACTCGAACGGCGCTGCAGCATGCCAAGAAAATCCTGGAAAACCATCCTCAAGGTGAACAACGTTTCCCGAACCCATCTACGCTGGTGCATTTACTGGCAGAAAAAATGATTGAGATGAGCCCAAGCGGGCGTCAGCATGTGAAGTGACGCTGATCCATCGAAATGGACGACAATTCGCAGACAGTGCGCAGTGACTTGTGACAAAGGCAGGCTGCAGAGCAGATCTGCAAAACAAAGAAACCGGACTTTGCAAAGTCCGGTTTCTTTATCTGTCTTTCAAGCGGCCAGCGCCGCGGCCGGGACGTTGAGCATGGCCTGCGGTTGGGTGAAGAGGAAGTGATCGTGATAATAGTGCATCCAAAGGAAGGAGAGCACGGAGATGTAGTAGGCGCGATCAAAGGAGGCGCTAACGCTCATGGCGGCGCCGAAGCGCAGCACCACGAAGATGAGCGCGCCAACGGCCACGGTGCCCACGGTGAAGCCGACCATCAGGAGATAGTAGGAACGCGCCGCGCCCGCCTGCGAAACGCGCTTGACGATGGACAGGGCATGCATCTCCCCTTTCTCGATGCGAATGCGGTTGATGTACCACGTCAAGGCCAGGTACTGGAACGAATGCCAGGTGTTCATCCCCTGAAAGGCCGTGTCCAGGTTGCCCAGCGATGGCACGATGAACGACGTGATGGTGGTCACCAGGATGAAGACAGCTTTGGGCACATGCAGGCTGCCCTCGCGGTATTCCTTGATCGTCTTGGCGATGAAGAGGACGAAGGCCAGGCCAAACGTGGCGGCTGCCAGGTAGAAGAACAGGGGCTGCTTGAGGAACTCAGGGATGGACTTGCCCAGGTCATTGGTGCCGATCAACAGATCACGACTGATGGTCAGACGGTAGGCGGCGATGGGGTAGAGGCTGGTCAACACCACCGCGTAGTCAATGACCCGGCTGGGCAATGACAAGGTGTCCCGCCGCTTCTTGTCATACACGCCGATGATGAAAACGATCTGATGCAGCACGTGCAGTGATGCCCAGAAGAAAAAGACGGTCAGCAGCAGTTCCAGGTTGAAGAGGGCGAGGGTAATGACAATCAGCGGGATGGCGATGGTCGAGCGGGCGAACGCCGGGCGTTTTTCGATAAAGTCGCGATCCAACATGGTACGCGTGAAGGTGCAGTACATGTGCGGCCCGCCAACGGCCAGCGCGACCAGGCCATTGATGACGTTGCGGGTCAGGTCCGTGTTGAAGCCAAACGTGTTGAGCGCCAACCAGG includes the following:
- a CDS encoding AAA family ATPase, which produces MLIELKIKNYRSFREETTLSLVSSADKTLSENTMPVPEFGGRSLLRSAVVYGPNAAGKSNLIAAAHFVDDFVNSSMDRKLNSPIAATPFLLVAEPNTDPSEFEITFIDDQDVRYQYGFHVTAKQVVREWLVAYPKGLPQTWFEREQAGGSAPSWNFGRNLKGKNSQVAELTRPDVLFLSNAAKLNHHQLGRVFEWFQTSLRVIGADQLSPYLYTYSAARAREDRQTHERLRRLMIAADFGISDFEVHEETYTEKDLPEEMPVALRNQLINQKHLDVYMRHPVGAEAEVVMPLQEESNGTQRLFALGGPLVEVLEKGWTLFVDELDASLHPLLVRYLVEMFHNPQINPKGAQLIFNTHDTTLMDCNLFRRDQVWFVEKDRQGCSHLYPLLDYSPRRDEALTKGYLLGRYGAIPFLGEPLWEEAQHAQA
- a CDS encoding RloB domain-containing protein, translated to MPKRKPDDRKLRRYERAMSSYDRRPGNRSPGQCILIVCEGEKTEPNYFASLRDHLKLSTVSVKITERAGAPISLVNEALSQRMKRQQDIRSGRINLPNFEEIWCVFDVENPRDNQTFGRAVQVADKNEFQLAVSNPAFEFWYILHFEHTTRPFADGDEIKEYLRRYIPGYHAAMPVFDKLPPTRTALQHAKKILENHPQGEQRFPNPSTLVHLLAEKMIEMSPSGRQHVK